In Pleuronectes platessa chromosome 4, fPlePla1.1, whole genome shotgun sequence, the following proteins share a genomic window:
- the epgn gene encoding epigen produces the protein MGCLVRGTVYKLGTKQLWITLLCHQTSHQQKMFTQRPTNLERVILSAVAVLLLLTTTGQTAILTDNLQTTAASLLSNTTTQLNTSSVEHPKVLRTFKSCDSKDEKYCENGGECMYPQDSDEPFCICSSSYSGPRCHFFSDTTHTLPEFEQMIGIIFGVAVLFLILAIVIYCFINRRCMKSAPLIKSAPSETSV, from the exons ATGGGTTGTCTGGTTCGCGGCACGGTATATAAGCTCGGCACAAAGCAGCTGTGGATCACACTGCTCTGTCATCAGACATCACACCAACAGAAGATGTTCACACAAAGACCGACCAACCTGGAGAGAG tCATCCTCTCGGCGGTGGCAGTGCTGCTCCTCCTGACCACAACAGGACAAACTGCGATTCTGACCGACAACCTCCAGACAACAGCAGCTTCTCTTCTTTCAAATACAACCACACAGCTCAACACCa GCAGCGTGGAGCATCCAAAGGTTCTGCGAACATTCAAATCATGTGACAGTAAGGATGAGAAATACTGTGAGAACGGCGGCGAGTGCATGTACCCCCAAGACAGCGACGAACCTTTTTGCAT CTGCTCGTCCTCGTACAGCGGCCCTCGCTGCCACTTCTTCAGTGACACAACTCACACGCTCCCCGAGTTTGAGCAGATGATCGGCATCATCTTCGGGGTCGCCGTGCTCTTCTTGATCCTGGCCATCGTGATTTACTGCTTTATCAACAGGAG gtgtaTGAAATCAGCCCCACTTATAAAATCTGCACCCTCAGAAACATCAGTGTGA
- the LOC128438960 gene encoding proepiregulin: MGNSKTSALLSLIGSLFLLFWPHVLTKSVSPRLQTGDSTSLSAGQGGQRPHVVKRSTQSCDSAYDHYCLNKGQCMFLVDINEHHCNCEKGFHGLRCASLELVIQPMGEEQIIVTVFCVSLLIIGLTGALYFCCKWYKKNRGSQRSPDCSERLSHKRHSTSLSTEMAKQDITNFSK, from the exons ATGGGGAACAGTAAAACCTCTGCGCTGCTCTCTCTCATCG GTTCTCTGTTCCTGCTGTTTTGGCCGCATGTTCTTACCAAGAGCGTCTCACCCAGACTGCAAACTGGAGACAGCACTTCTCTATCTGCAG GGCAGGGAGGACAGCGCCCTCATGTGGTGAAGCGGTCAACACAGAGCTGCGACAGCGCTTATGACCACTACTGTCTGAACAAAGGCCAGTGCATGTTTCTGGTTGACATCAATGAGCACCACTGCAA TTGTGAAAAGGGTTTTCACGGCCTCAGGTGTGCCAGTCTGGAGCTTGTCATTCAGCCAATGGGAGAAGAGCAGATAATTGTGACTGTCTTCTGTGTCAGTCTGCTAATCATAGGTCTGACCGGAGCTCTGTACTTCTGCTGTAAATG GTATAAGAAAAACAGAGGCTCACAAAGGAGTCCAGACTGTTCGGAGCGTCTGTCACACAAGAGACACTCCACGTCTCTTTCCACGGAAATGGCAAAGCAGGATATTACAAATTTTTCTAAGTGA
- the mthfd2l gene encoding probable bifunctional methylenetetrahydrofolate dehydrogenase/cyclohydrolase 2 produces MAASVSPLRSSFRICSPLTLHHPRCRAKLRTHRKCESQRRHVHQSASRHAAVVISGTELARQLHREIQHDVEELVAQGNMRPHLGVVLVGDDPASRTYVRNKTRAASILGISSDTVVKPRSVSQEELLELIDKMNRDWRVSGLLVQLPLPEHINERAVCNAIAPEKDVDGFHIVNIGKLCLDQRSMVPATPAAVWEIIKRAGIETVGKNVVVAGRSKNVGMPIAMLLHTDRNHERPGGDATVTIVHRCTPRERLKELTSLADIIIAAAGVPRLITADMVKEGAAVIDVGINRIQDPKTGKLRLIGDVDFEGVKEKAGIITPVPGGVGPMTVAMLMKNTVTAARNALMH; encoded by the exons atggcggcctctgtcTCCCCGCTACGCTCCTCCTTCAGGATTTGTAGCCCGCTAACGTTACACCATCCCCGCTGCCGGGCCAAGCTACGGACGCACAGAAAATGCGAGAGCCAGCGGAGACACGTGCACCAGTCTGCGAGCAG GCATGCTGCTGTGGTGATTTCGGGGACGGAGTTGGCTCGTCAGCTCCACAGAGAAATCCAGCATGATGTGGAAGAGCTGGTAGCTCAGGGCAACATGAGACCCCACCTAGGAGTGGTCCTAGTGGGGGACGACCCGGCCAGTCGTACCTATGTCAGGAACAAGACCCGGGCCGCCAGCATCCTGG GTATTTCCAGTGACACAGTGGTGAAGCCGAGGTCCGTGTcccaagaggagctgctggagctgattGACAAGATGAACCGTGACTGGAGGGTCAGCGGCCTGTTAGTGCAGCTGCCACTTCCCG AACACATCAATGAACGAGCAGTGTGTAATGCCATTGCTCCAGAGAAGGACGTGGATGGTTTCCATATTGTGAATATTGGGAAACTGTGTCTGGACCAGAGATCCATGGTGCCTGCCACCCCTGCAGCAGTCTGGGAGATCATCAAAAGAGCAG gaaTTGAGACAGTGGGAAAGAATGTGGTGGTCGCTGGTCGCTCCAAAAATGTCGGAATGCCGATTGCAATGCTGCTGCACACTGATCGCAACCATGAACGGCCTGGAG GAGATGCCACAGTGACCATTGTCCACAGATGTACACCGAGGGAGCGGCTGAAGGAGCTAACCAGCCTGGCTGACATCATTATTGCAGCTGCAG GTGTTCCCAGACTGATCACAGCAGATATGGTGAAAGAGGGCGCAGCGGTCATCGACGTCGGCATAAATCGGATCCAGGACCCAAAGACGGGAAAACTCCGGCTCATTGGTGACGTGGACTTTGAGG GAGTGAAGGAGAAGGCAGGAATCATCACTCCTGTTCCAGGGGGTGTGGGTCCCATGACGGTCGCCATGCTGATGAAGAACACTGTGACTGCTGCCAGAAACGCACTGATGCattaa